The following are encoded together in the Methylorubrum sp. B1-46 genome:
- a CDS encoding DUF6481 family protein, whose amino-acid sequence MSFSKQNSFDDRRQDSASAREAMLARFRARPSQDDPAVVARGAERRAIAAAREERVQERELQRRLEAERLAAIAAAEREAEAARKAAEIEAAAERARLAQAKQKEERDARYAARKAKIKLRR is encoded by the coding sequence GTGAGCTTCAGCAAACAAAACTCCTTCGACGACCGTCGCCAGGATTCCGCCTCCGCACGGGAGGCCATGCTCGCCCGCTTTCGCGCCCGCCCCTCCCAGGACGATCCGGCCGTCGTGGCGCGCGGCGCCGAGCGCCGCGCGATCGCCGCCGCTCGCGAAGAGCGGGTTCAGGAGCGTGAGCTGCAGCGGCGCCTCGAAGCCGAGCGGCTGGCCGCCATCGCCGCCGCGGAGCGCGAGGCGGAGGCTGCGCGCAAGGCTGCCGAGATCGAGGCAGCCGCCGAGCGCGCCCGTCTCGCTCAGGCCAAGCAGAAAGAGGAGCGGGACGCCCGCTACGCCGCCCGCAAAGCCAAGATCAAACTGCGGCGCTGA